Genomic DNA from Roseofilum casamattae BLCC-M143:
ACATCGAGGATATTTTCAACTCCGGTACTGGCGCGGCCGCCCGCTTGTTCGGCTAAGTAAGCGAGGGGAGCAGACTCGTAAAGCAGTCGCAGTTTGCCTTCTGGTTTTTTCAGGGTTCCGGGATAGAGAAATACTCCGCCTTGGAAGAGGATGCGATGGAAGTCTCCGACGAGAGCGCCACCATAACGGGCTGTATAGCCTTCTTGTAAATGGACGTGGCGGACGTAGTCGCGCACGGGTTCGTCCCATTGCCAGAAGTTCCCTTCATTCAGGCTGTAGACGGAGCCATGGGGCGGGATTTGAATGTTTTCGCGGCTGAGAATAAATTCGCCTAAACTGGGGTCGAGGTTGAAGGAGTGAACGCCGTTGCCGATGGAGTAGACGAGGATGGTACTGGGGCCGTAAAGGATATAGCCGGCGGCAATTTGTTTGCGGCCGTGTTGCAGGAGGTCGGAGGCGCTACCGTCGAGGTCGATGCCTTCTTGTTGGCGAATGGAGAAGATGGAGCCGACGTTAATGTTAATATCGACGTTGGAGGAGCCATCAATGGGATCGTAGATGAGGGTATGCCGACCGATGGGGCAGTTTTCGGGAATGTAGTAGGGCTTTTCCATTTCCTCGGAGGCGAGGCGACAAACGAGTCCGCTTTGTTGGAAAACGGAGATAAACACATCGTTGGCGTAGACATCCATTTTTTTCACGGATTCGCCTTGGATGTTTGTATCTCCCGTGAAGCCGAGAACGTTTTCCATGAGTCCGGCTCTGGAGAGGCGGCGGGAGATGAGTTTGCCAGCGAGGGCAATTCGATTCATAATTGCGCTGATGTCTTGAGCATCTGCGGAAATGCTATGCAGTTGCTGGAAGACGTGGCGAGAGAGGGTGGTGCAATCCCGGTCTAGGGCACTTTTCTGGGCGGCTGGGACGTGGACATCGGCCATTGGGCTTCTCCGTCGTTGAGCAATGGTATACCGAGCAGCAAATCGTTATGGTTCGGACAGGGTTGCTGCTCTGTTATTTTGGTTTTCCTCAATCTTAGAGAACAGCTTTTCGCAACTGGTCTAACCTTAAGGCGAACTACAGAAATTGAGGTGGGGGAATGGGGTAGTTTGGTATAGGCGATCGCATTTTTCTGGGGGTCTTGCCTGAGTACCCTGAGTTTTGGTTACCGCGAGCCAAGCCGATCGAGTCTGCCATGATAGGATCGAGTGGCTGGAGGTGGCCTTGCGCAAGCAAACCGGATCGCATGTTCTCCAAACGCGATCGGTAGCAGTACTATTACAAAATTCAACTAAATCTATCTATGTCTTATGCTAACGACTAAACCTCGATTTGCAACCTTTGCAGAGTATCTGGAGTATGAGGATGATTCCGAACAACTCTATGAATTGTTTAATGGGGAATTAATCGCAATGCCGCCAGAGTCCGGACTGAATGTTGAGATTGCTACTTTTCTGGTTCTGCAATTTGCCAGGGTACTACCGTATCGTCAAGTACGGTCTAATGGACTAGAGGTGGAAGTCCGAGGCGAACCAAAGAATCGCTATCCGGATTTGACGATTATTCGACAAGAGCATATTGAACTTTTGGCGCAACGCAATACGATTCGTTTGTCGATGCCTCCGCCATTATTAGTTGTGGAAGTTGTGAGTCCGGGCGAAATTCAACGAGAGCGAGACTATATTGCCAAACGAAAACAATACCAAGATTGTGGCATTCCGGAATATTGGATTGTCGATCCACACAGAGAATCTATTCTGGTCTTAGAATTAACCGGAGGACAGTATACGGAGGTGGGAGAGTTTGGTTATGGCGATACGATTGAGTCCCCGAGTTTTCCGGAACTGGAGCTAGAAGTTTTGCAGGTTTTGGGAGTGGAATAGGTACAATTTGCGAATTGGTGCGCTTTGGGAAGCATCCAACGAATAATGATATTAAATTATTCTCAGATTCCGTAGGGCCGCGCCTTTGTTATCCTCCGCGCCAAGTTTAAGCCACTAGAGAGTATGTTAACCCTCTGACAGTCTCTCCAGGTTATCCTTTATAATTGAAGGCAAATGAAACGCTAGATGAATCCGCGCCCTGCACGACTCTAATGTTAAATCTGACTTCTGTTGTAATTGATGAATTCTTAGTGAAAATCCGCGAAGGTTACCATCGCACCTATGGTGGCTATAAACCCGATTATGCGGATATAATTGTCTGGGCAGGGAGTATGGCCCTGGAGAATATTGCCAATAGCGATGCTCTTTACCACAATGTAGAACATACAATTTTTGTGACCTTGGTCGGGCAGGAAATTCTTCGCGGAAAACATATTCGTGAAGGGGGAGTTTCTCCGGAAGATTGGTTGCATTTTATGATTTCTTTGCTCTGCCATGATATTGGTTATATTAAAGGAGTATGTCGCAACGATCGCCATGCCGAGAGATTATACGATTCGGGTATTCGAGATAATTTAATCCAATTACCTGCAGGAGCAACCGATGCCGGTCTCACCCCCTATCATGTCGATCGCGGAAAGCGGTTTATTGAGGAGCGTTTTGGCGGCCATAAATTAATTGATGCAGAGGAAATTAAGCGGAACATTGAGTTAACTCGTTTCCCGGTTCCCAACGATGAAGATCATGCCGATACCATTAATTATCCGGGGTTGGTGCGCGGAGCGGATTTAATCGGGCAACTGAGCGATCCGCACTATTTGCAAAAAATTCCCGCTCTGTTTTACGAGTTTCAAGAAAATGGAGCGAATAAACAGTTAGGATATAGTAATCCAGGCGATTTGCGCAATAATTATCCCTCGTTTTTTTGGAATGTGGTTTCCTCTTATATTCAATCTTCACTCAATCATTTAAAGCTAACGCAAGAAGGAAAACAGGTAATTGCTAACTTGTATGCGAATGTTTTTCGAGTGGAACATGAAGCAGAAACCAGTAAGTTTATTTAGGGCTTGCTGAAAAAACTAAGAATGATGCGATCGCATTCTAATCGGCGATCGCATCTCTAGTTCTGAACGTTACCATTGCGATAACAATCGGCAAATTCTCTAATCTTATACCAAATCCGTTTTATTGAGGATGTTTGCGGGATCTGCCGTAGAGACAAGGCATGCCTTGTCTCTACTGGGTTTCGGTTAACTCTTGAATATAGTCTGTGGTAACTGGATTTGGTATTACTGAATCGGGCCATTGTAGTCTACCCGAACCCAAGTTCCGTCTTTGGGAACAGTCACGATACTTTCAACAGTGGGTACGGAGAAACCTGGCTGGCCGCCATAGAATTTAAACGTCCAGGTATCATCGCCATTATCGACAAATGGAGAAGCGGTTGCGTCTCCATGCATGGAACTTTCGGCACGATATTGACTGAGTCCGCCATTAGCTTGTTCGGCGGCTTGACGGGCGAGGTTTTTCGCGCGACTTAAACTAAAGAGATCTTCAACAGAAACTTGAACTTCCGGCGCGCTCGGTGCAGATGTTTGAGCGGTGACGCTAAGAGGAAAAGCAATAAGAGTGCTGAGGGCGATCGCAGATACTAAAACTTTGGACATAATAACCTCATGTAGACTGATAACAAAGTAATTGCATTTCGATAGTAACCTGATGCAATAGCTCGAGCAATTGTTCCCCAGGTAGATTTAATTAAAAATTAAAAATAAATCTATTTTTTTCCGGATTTGCGATTAATGTTTGGCGTGTATTTGCGGTAGAATTAAGGCGATCGCCACCAGAACAGCGGTCACTAAATTTAAATCTTGTGCCTTGAGTCCGATGAAGTTTGCATTTAAAGCCAAAGCAACGGCCAAGCGATAGAGAATAGCGCCGCAGACGACTCCCAAGGTGGCGCGAACCACTGTTTTTCCGGGGATAACTGTTTCTCCGATAATGACCGCTGCCAGTCCGAGAACAATGGTTCCGACTCCCAGAGCCACATCGGCAAAGCCATAAATTTGCGCGAAGAGAGCGCCAGCCAAAGCGACTAAGCTATTACTGAGGGCCATTCCCAGAATCGTGACGCGACCGGTATAAATTCCCGCAGCTTCCGCCATGGTGGGATTGGCTCCCGTCGCTCGCACGGACAAGCCCCAATCCGTGGCTAGGAGCCAATCTAAGGCGAGTTTAATGAAAACGATCGCAAACGCTAAAACCAGAGGAATGGCGACTTGCCGGGGCAGGGAAAGCTCGCTGAGGGGGCTGAAGAGAGTGGTTTCTCCCAAGAGCGGAACATTGGGCCGGCCGGCAATGCGCAAGTTAATCGAATAGAGCGCGATCGCCGTTAAAATGCTCGAGAGGAGATTGAGGATCTTGAACTGTACCGTCAGCCAAGCCGTACAAGCGCCAGCCAGACCTCCAGCCAGAATGGCGATCGCCGTTGCAATAATCGGATGGACTCCTTGCACGATCAGGGTTGCGGCCACAACGCTTCCGAGAGGAAAGCTACCGTCAACCGTGAGGTCGGGAAAATCTAGGATGCGGAAGGATAGATACACCCCTAACCCGACTAAAGAATAGAGTAAACCCAGTTCAACAGCTCCGAGGAGGGCAGTCATAATCGTCGAGAGCTAAGTTAGAGTAAATGTTGATATTGAGGATCGGATTTCAGTATTCCGAGAACTTTTTTAATCTCTTGCGTCCGTTCTTTCTTCACGATCAACGTCGCTTTCCCATCGCGAACAATGACCACATCCTCTAAGCCAATGGTCACCACAACACCTTCGGGATCTTCATCATAAACGATCGCCCCTTGGGTATCCAACCCCACATGATTTCCCAATTCTAGATTAGTTTGCTCTCCTTGCAATAATCTAGCCATGGCATTCCAGTCTCCCAGATCGTCCCAACCAAAGTCAGCAGGAAGCACGTAGGCGAGTTGAGTTTTTTCCATTAAGGCATAGTCGATAGAAATTTTGGGCAGTTCGCTGTAAGCATTTTCTCCTTGTTCTTGGAGCGGGTTTAAGATCTCTGGAGCGTAAGCCTTCAGTTCGGAGAGAACGACACCGGCGCGAAAAATAAACATGCCACTATTCCAACTAAAACACCCTCGGGCGATAAATTGTTCGGCAGTAGTCCTATCCGGTTTTTCGGTGAAGCGCTGTACCTGATAAACGGGTAAATTCAGATAGTTTCCTTGTGCTTCTCCTTGTTCGATATATCCATATCCGGTAGACGGATAAGCCGGTTTCACGCCGAGAGTCACGATCGCCTCCTCCTTCGTCGCTAATTCTACTGCAGCGCGAATGGTCTGTTCAAAGGCCGGGCGATCGCCGATCCAATGATCCGCCGGAAAAAATCCGATGGGCGCATCTTCACCATAGCGTTCGGCCACCTTTAACGTCGTCCAAGCTACCGCTGGGGCCGTATCGCGACCTTCCGGTTCCGCCAATATATTCGCTTCCGGAAGTTGGGGGAGTTGCTCGCGCACTCCAGAGGCCAGTTGACGGGAAGTACAAACCCAGACCTTATCCCAACCTCCAGCTAAGGCAACCAGTCGCTCGGCTGTCGTTTGGAGCAACGTCGAACCCGTTCCATCCAAACTCAAAAACTGTTTCGGGCGCTGTTTGCGACTGAGGGGCCAAAAACGCTCTCCTTTACCACCGGCGAGAATTACGGGGATAATCGGATCGGCCATGATACAGATGTCCTTAGCTCAACTGCCGATATGGTAACAGGGAATAGGGAGTTGGGAATACGGGATTTATTCATTGATGGGGACAAAATCGTAGCCGAATCCCGTGCGATCGCCAGCCTCAATTTTTACTAACTGCAACGCCTGGTTGCGATCGCCCGACGGCAAAAAGCGGATCGGGCCGGATGCGCCACTCACCGGGACATCTAGCGTACCTAGAGCTTGCTGTATTCCCGAACGAGTGGGGTCTGTAGCGATCGCCTCGGCTAAGACAAGGAGGGCATCGTAGGCTAGGGCCGTACGCCAATTCACTTGAGCTTTCCATAACTGTAGGCTGCTTTGGGAAAATGGGGAGTCGAGGTTGGCTAAAATATGCCAGGGAATTGTGACAACCATGGCTTCTGCCTCGTTGCCCGCCTTCTCTAACACTGTGGCTTTATACAGGCTATCGCCACCGAGAAGGGGCAGTTGGCGATCGTTAGCAACAATAACGTCTAAAGCAGAATTGAGTACGGTAGAATCTGTAGCTAAGACGATCGCTTCTGCGCCTTGGGTGACGGCCTGTTTTACCGCGCTACTGGGATTAAACATCACCGAAGATAGATCGAACTCGGCAACGGTTTCCCCGCCATCAGCCAAGAGAGCAGTGGTAAATGCATTGGTCAGAGACTGGCTGTAGTTGCTCTCCGAGTTGTAAAAAATGGCAACCTTCTGCTTATCTAACGTTTGCAAGAGATATCGCGATAACGTGGTTCCCGTAAAGCGATCGCTCGGTACCGTGCGAAAAATATAACTTCCTGCTGTGGAGAGATCGACAGATGTTGATGTCGGAGAGATCGCGACCAGCTCTCCTTGTTGGTAAATATTAGCAGCGGCTAAACTCACCTGGGAACTAAAGTGACCGATCGCGCCTAAAACTCGGTCATCTTCGACCAGCGCTCGGGCAATGTCTGCGGCTATTTCCCCATCGTTACTATCATCGCCGATAATGATGCGGACTGGCGTGCCATTAATACCGCCTTTTTGATTGATTTCGGCTTGCGCTTGAGCCACCCCGCGCAGCAACTCTTGGGCGCCGTCGAGCTGGCTGGTGATGGGAACTAGAGCAGCTATGACGTAAGAGTTTTGGTTGCCAATGCGCGCGTTATTGAGGTAAATGAGGGCTTCGGGATCGTTAGGATTCTTGGCTAAAGAGGCTTCTAGCTCGGTAATAGCCGACTGCCAGTCACCCGTGGCGATCGCCGAAATCCCTTCTTCTTTCTCCATCGTTGTATTTTGGTAAATGAGGATTTTCTCTCCTTCGCTGAAGCGCTCTTTGACTGGAATTCCTGCTGTTTCTGCGTCTGAGCTGGCCAAAGTTGGCGTATCTCTGTGCAAGAGAGTGTTTCCTCCTCGATGCAGAAACCACCACCCTCCGAACCCAACAATTCCCAAACAGATTAACATTGCCACGAGCA
This window encodes:
- the fbp gene encoding class 1 fructose-bisphosphatase — encoded protein: MADVHVPAAQKSALDRDCTTLSRHVFQQLHSISADAQDISAIMNRIALAGKLISRRLSRAGLMENVLGFTGDTNIQGESVKKMDVYANDVFISVFQQSGLVCRLASEEMEKPYYIPENCPIGRHTLIYDPIDGSSNVDININVGSIFSIRQQEGIDLDGSASDLLQHGRKQIAAGYILYGPSTILVYSIGNGVHSFNLDPSLGEFILSRENIQIPPHGSVYSLNEGNFWQWDEPVRDYVRHVHLQEGYTARYGGALVGDFHRILFQGGVFLYPGTLKKPEGKLRLLYESAPLAYLAEQAGGRASTGVENILDVVPEKLHTRTPLIIGSSEDVTLAESFLSKISPSKEPALVD
- a CDS encoding Uma2 family endonuclease translates to MLTTKPRFATFAEYLEYEDDSEQLYELFNGELIAMPPESGLNVEIATFLVLQFARVLPYRQVRSNGLEVEVRGEPKNRYPDLTIIRQEHIELLAQRNTIRLSMPPPLLVVEVVSPGEIQRERDYIAKRKQYQDCGIPEYWIVDPHRESILVLELTGGQYTEVGEFGYGDTIESPSFPELELEVLQVLGVE
- a CDS encoding Npun_R2479 family HD domain-containing metalloprotein, whose protein sequence is MLNLTSVVIDEFLVKIREGYHRTYGGYKPDYADIIVWAGSMALENIANSDALYHNVEHTIFVTLVGQEILRGKHIREGGVSPEDWLHFMISLLCHDIGYIKGVCRNDRHAERLYDSGIRDNLIQLPAGATDAGLTPYHVDRGKRFIEERFGGHKLIDAEEIKRNIELTRFPVPNDEDHADTINYPGLVRGADLIGQLSDPHYLQKIPALFYEFQENGANKQLGYSNPGDLRNNYPSFFWNVVSSYIQSSLNHLKLTQEGKQVIANLYANVFRVEHEAETSKFI
- a CDS encoding ABC transporter permease, with translation MTALLGAVELGLLYSLVGLGVYLSFRILDFPDLTVDGSFPLGSVVAATLIVQGVHPIIATAIAILAGGLAGACTAWLTVQFKILNLLSSILTAIALYSINLRIAGRPNVPLLGETTLFSPLSELSLPRQVAIPLVLAFAIVFIKLALDWLLATDWGLSVRATGANPTMAEAAGIYTGRVTILGMALSNSLVALAGALFAQIYGFADVALGVGTIVLGLAAVIIGETVIPGKTVVRATLGVVCGAILYRLAVALALNANFIGLKAQDLNLVTAVLVAIALILPQIHAKH
- a CDS encoding mannose-1-phosphate guanylyltransferase — encoded protein: MADPIIPVILAGGKGERFWPLSRKQRPKQFLSLDGTGSTLLQTTAERLVALAGGWDKVWVCTSRQLASGVREQLPQLPEANILAEPEGRDTAPAVAWTTLKVAERYGEDAPIGFFPADHWIGDRPAFEQTIRAAVELATKEEAIVTLGVKPAYPSTGYGYIEQGEAQGNYLNLPVYQVQRFTEKPDRTTAEQFIARGCFSWNSGMFIFRAGVVLSELKAYAPEILNPLQEQGENAYSELPKISIDYALMEKTQLAYVLPADFGWDDLGDWNAMARLLQGEQTNLELGNHVGLDTQGAIVYDEDPEGVVVTIGLEDVVIVRDGKATLIVKKERTQEIKKVLGILKSDPQYQHLL
- a CDS encoding ABC transporter substrate-binding protein, with product MAQKNDTQLLLVAMLICLGIVGFGGWWFLHRGGNTLLHRDTPTLASSDAETAGIPVKERFSEGEKILIYQNTTMEKEEGISAIATGDWQSAITELEASLAKNPNDPEALIYLNNARIGNQNSYVIAALVPITSQLDGAQELLRGVAQAQAEINQKGGINGTPVRIIIGDDSNDGEIAADIARALVEDDRVLGAIGHFSSQVSLAAANIYQQGELVAISPTSTSVDLSTAGSYIFRTVPSDRFTGTTLSRYLLQTLDKQKVAIFYNSESNYSQSLTNAFTTALLADGGETVAEFDLSSVMFNPSSAVKQAVTQGAEAIVLATDSTVLNSALDVIVANDRQLPLLGGDSLYKATVLEKAGNEAEAMVVTIPWHILANLDSPFSQSSLQLWKAQVNWRTALAYDALLVLAEAIATDPTRSGIQQALGTLDVPVSGASGPIRFLPSGDRNQALQLVKIEAGDRTGFGYDFVPINE